GAGATCGCCGAGTACACCAAATTGTTGGGCGAATCGCGCGAGCAGGCGATCGACCGGATGATCGAGGACGCCCAGAAGCTCGGGGCCAACGCCATCGTGGGCGTGCGGTTCTCGACGTCGGAGGTGATGACGCACGCCGCGGAGATCCTCGCCTACGGCACCGCGGTCGTCGTCGAATAGGAGTCCGTACACACAATCGCGGAGGAATACGATGAAGGTCGTGCGAACGATTATCTTGGTCGTAACTGCGTTCTGCTTGATTGTGCCGGCGCTCCGGACCGAGGCCGGATCGGGCGATGCGAAAAGCCCCTCGCTCGAAGGCACTTGGCTGGGCACTCTGAAGGTGACGCCCACCGCTTCGCTGCGGCTCGTCTTCAACATCCAGGCCAAGCCCGACGGCTCATTCTCCGGCACGCTCGACAGTCTTGACCAGGGCGCGACGGGCCTGCCGATCAGTCGGATTGGAGTTGAAAAGGACAAGGTCACCGTTGAGGCAAGCACGATCGGTTCCCGTTACGAAGGCACGATGAACGCGGAAGGTTCGGAAATCAGCGGCAAGTGGACCCAGGGGCCCGCCTCGCGGGATTTGCTGTTGGAGCGGGTGAAGGAAGCCCCCAAGCCCAAGGAGTTCAAGCGGCCCCAGGACCCCAAACGACCCTATCCATATCGGGACGAGGAAGTGACCTATCGGAATGCGAAAGACGGTGTCACCCTGGCCGGGACGCTGACGATGCCGAGCACTGGCGGACCCTTCCCGACGGTGTTGCTGATTACCGGATCCGGTGCCCAGGATCGCGATGAGACGGTCTGGGGGCACAGGCCGTTCCTGGTCCTGGCGGACTACCTGACCCGACGAGGAATCGCG
This genomic window from Phycisphaerae bacterium contains:
- a CDS encoding YbjQ family protein; its protein translation is MEGKTITKHLGLVRGNTIRARHLGKDILAGLRNLVGGEIAEYTKLLGESREQAIDRMIEDAQKLGANAIVGVRFSTSEVMTHAAEILAYGTAVVVE